One window of the Crassostrea angulata isolate pt1a10 unplaced genomic scaffold, ASM2561291v2 HiC_scaffold_127, whole genome shotgun sequence genome contains the following:
- the LOC128169420 gene encoding uncharacterized protein LOC128169420 codes for MESSLVCSFSSFLPDKSKCTTSPYFPNENSLVYVKNCRRNIKNHLKSCNIGDIASEGHLICYRAGVFSLFGDYTICPFHRYSLGIRWKKKSSCSHPNHSTTAKAEVGRSITLSMSRHLHTVYGYIVPIGSGLCSRCRKNVTQEMKWCECCKDASSAQICKNTSDDTPEATLQQSRNLQTRTENYAEQCHSETENSAEQCHSETLSQTGESTTYTLSQESSWSTSLEGQIHLTDGIENLNNTLMSLTGGQVSPIMFQLKTPLREVQSSTRRYLKRKAKEVVHTVLNHLAPGQSSDMFQLLYEDNCHEDTEQSDKTELEITDTILQLYCEAENNALKRQLLSLLSLPNAHSKSKLQKLIPGLTKWETDQSRAHAASHGAGSLPGPMEPGYRHRMNKEKLEHALSFFLDPKFHQICSYGTKDLHCDNGQTVTIPQVVRTTCHSSLLQMYKSYCSETGFVPLSDSTLYKILSTCSASKRTNLTGLDNIATDGAAAVDDLINMCDQLKGLGSETNTVANLTTALKSLKMYLKSEYKFSVGLSSGCQDHCLKFALSHPTNVLLQEECDHSHEEICGKCNILNEINTALFNEIQNIRSK; via the exons ATGGAAAGTAGTCTTGTATGcagtttttcttcatttttaccTGATAAAAGCAAGTGTACCACATCACCTTATTTCCCAAATGAAAACAGTTTAGTGTACGTGAAAAACTGTAGGAGAAACATTAAAAACCACCTCAAATCATGTAACATAGGAGATATAGCTTCTGAGGGACATTTGATATGTTACCGTGCTGGTGTTTTTTCGCTATTTGGGGACTATACCATCTGTCCATTTCATCGATACTCCCTTGGGATACGATGGAAGAAGAAGTCATCCTGCTCACACCCGAATCACAGTACAACGGCAAAGGCAGAGGTTGGGAGGAGCATTACTTTGTCTATGTCTCGGCACCTTCATACAGTATATGGATATATTGTCCCTATTGGCTcag gcTTGTGCAGTAGATGTAGAAAAAATGTAACCCAGGAAATGAAATGGTGCGag TGCTGTAAAGATGCATCTTCTGctcaaatttgcaaaaataccTCGGATGACACCCCTGAAGCAACCTTACAG CAGTCCAGGAACCTCCAAACAAGGACAGAGAATTATGCTGAACAGTGCCATTCAGAGACAGAGAATTCCGCTGAACAGTGCCATTCAGAGACTTTGTCACAG aCAGGTGAATCGACAACATATACTTTGTCACAAGAATCTAGCTGGAGCACTTCCTTAGAAGGACAAATACACCTCACAGATGGAATAGAAAATCTGAACAACACCTTGATGTCTCTAACTGGTGGCCAAGTAAGCCCAATTATGTTTCAGCTGAAAACTCCATTGAGGGAGGTCCAGTCTAGCAcaagaagatatttaaaaaggAAGGCCAAGGAGGTAGTGCATACAGTTCTCAATcatttggctccaggacaatccAGTGATATGTTCCAGTTACTTTATGAAGACAACTGTCATGAGGATACAGAGCAAAGTGATAAAACAGAACTTGAAATCACTGATACAATTCTTCAACTCTATTGTGAAGCTGAAAACAATGCTCTCAAACGTCAACTTCTGTCCCTGCTGTCCTTGCCGAATGCACATAGTAAATCGAAACTTCAGAAACTCATTCCAGGACTTACAAAGTGGGAAACTGATCAAAGTCGAGCACATGCTGCATCTCATGGAGCAGGTTCTTTACCAGGACCTATGGAACCAGGATACCGGCATCGCATGAACAAAGAAAAGCTGGAGCATGCTTTATCTTTTTTCTTGGATccaaaatttcatcaaatttgTTCATATGGAACAAAAGATTTGCATTGTGACAATGGACAGACTGTCACCATACCCCAAGTAGTGAGAACAACATGCCACTCCTCTCTCCTACAAATGTACAAGTCATACTGCTCTGAAACAGGTTTTGTTCCTTTGTCAGATTCTACTCTCTACAAAATTCTGTCTACATGCTCTGCAAGTAAGAGAACCAACCTAACAGGTCTAGACAACATTGCCACTGATGGTGCTGCAGCTGTAGATGACCTAATAAATATGTGTGACCAATTAAAAGGATTAGGATCTGAAACAAATACAGTTGCCAATCTCACCACTGCCTTAAAATCCCTAAAGATGTACCTCAAGTCAGAATATAAATTTAGCGTGGGACTATCTAGTGGATGCCAAGACCATTGTTTGAAGTTTGCTTTGAGTCACCCAACCAATGTGCTGTTGCAGGAAGAATGTGATCATTCCCATGAAGAAATTTGTGGAAAATGCAACATCCTCAATGAAATAAACACTGCCTTGTTTAATGAAATCCAAAATATCAGaagtaagtaa
- the LOC128169424 gene encoding olfactory receptor 52B6-like, with amino-acid sequence MANTYVVIAASILFCIGLIGNSITVCFVAVSKRLHTPTYVLIGCLAVSDVLASVTRYVQIFAKFIFEEYSHRCIYGIFTFLFLHSARFHMVLVSYVRFVFITNPLHSLTLTCKRILWMSFAVWISSVVVSIGYGTVEVLVLKNIISVETLALNELGFALYVDGLPFIIVVVFNVRKLYYLYNQTALVRRTRIANSMSVMFWIIIVIYLLSTIYPLFYTIDYAVLKERSLLNRRLDFVHNMFSVSLLVNSCLNPLIYFMFSPPVLRLLSRLRKRCNHGTDPRISNPRSCPQVE; translated from the coding sequence ATGGCCAATACGTATGTTGTTATTGCTGCATCCATTTTGTTCTGCATTGGATTAATTGGAAATTCTATCACCGTGTGTTTTGTTGCTGTATCCAAACGGCTGCACACTCCAACATACGTCCTGATTGGATGCCTAGCAGTGTCTGACGTACTCGCCTCCGTGACGCGATATGTTCAgatatttgcaaaatttatttttgaagaatATTCACATAGATGTATATATGGGATATTCACCTTTTTATTTCTTCACTCGGCACGTTTCCATATGGTGTTAGTATCATATGtacgttttgttttcattacaaaTCCTCTCCACAGTTTGACACTGACTTGTAAACGAATTCTGTGGATGTCTTTTGCCGTTTGGATAAGCTCTGTTGTCGTTTCCATCGGATACGGAACAGTTGAAGTGCTAGTTTTAAAGAACATAATATCTGTCGAAACGCTTGCTTTGAATGAACTTGGGTTTGCTTTGTATGTTGATGGATTACCATTTATTATTGTAGTTGTTTTTAATGTTCGAAAGCTGTATTATCTGTATAACCAAACTGCTTTGGTTCGACGAACCAGAATAGCAAATTCGATGTCTGTGATGTTTTGGATTATTATCGTGATTTATCTCCTTAGCACAATATATCCTTTATTTTACACAATCGACTATGCCGTGTTAAAAGAAAGGTCACTTCTAAATAGAAGATTAGACTTTGTTCATAATATGTTTTCTGTTTCATTGCTTGTTAATAGTTGTTTGAAtcctttgatatatttcatgttttcaccTCCTGTCTTAAGACTTCTCTCCCGATTAAGAAAACGTTGTAATCATGGCACAGATCCACGCATAAGCAATCCTAGGTCGTGTCCACAAGTGGAATAG
- the LOC128169419 gene encoding melanocyte-stimulating hormone receptor-like produces MYLVYWELPDNSMLDNFVLHLVKLCIGITRSTRTNMHVVIAASILFCIGLIGNSITVCFVAVSKQLHTPTYVTIGCLAVSDVLVSVTQYVRILPGPNEYLLKDNSRNLMYAIFSFLCIHSACFHMVLVAYVRFVFITNPLRSLNLTCKRILWMSFAVWISSIVVSIGYGIDKVLFLMGIVSFETVFFIEVGFGSYVSGLPFIILVVFNVRKLYYLYNQTAYVRRTRIANSMSLMFFIITVIFLLHVIYPLFYEIDLAVLKDGSILNRRLDIVNKMYLFALLVNSSLNPLVYFMFSPPVLRLLSRFRKYCNHCTYPCISNPSSGL; encoded by the exons ATGTATTTAGTGTACTGGGAATTGCCTGATAACAGCATGTTAGATAAT TTTGTTCTACATTTAGTAAAATTGTGCATTGGGATAACACGCAGTACAAGGACAAATATGCATGTTGTTATTGCTGCATCAATTTTGTTCTGCATTGGATTAATTGGAAATTCTATCACTGTGTGTTTTGTTGCTGTGTCAAAACAACTTCACACTCCGACATACGTCACGATTGGATGCCTAGCAGTGTCTGACGTACTCGTCTCCGTGACGCAATATGTTCGTATTCTACCAGGTCctaatgaatatttattgaaagatAACTCTAGAAATTTGATGTATgcgatattttcttttttatgtattcATTCGGCATGTTTCCATATGGTATTAGTAGCATATGtacgttttgttttcattacaaaTCCTCTCCGCAGTTTGAATCTGACTTGCAAACGAATTTTGTGGATGTCTTTTGCCGTTTGGATAAGCTCTATTGTCGTTTCCATCGGATACGGAATAGATAAAGTGCTATTTTTAATGGGCATAGTATCCTTCGAAACTGTTTTTTTCATTGAGGTTGGGTTTGGTTCGTATGTTAGTGGTTTAccatttattattttagttGTATTTAATGTTCGAAAGCTGTATTATCTGTACAACCAAACAGCTTATGTTCGACGAACCAGAATAGCAAATTCGATGTCGttgatgttttttattattaccGTGATTTTTCTCCTTCACGTAATATATCCTTTGTTTTACGAAATCGACTTAGCAGTATTAAAAGACGGGTCAATTTTAAATAGACGCTTAGACATagttaataaaatgtatttatttgcaTTGCTTGTTAATAGTAGTTTAAATCCTTTGGTGTATTTCATGTTTTCACCCCCTGTTTTAAGACTTCTATCTCGATTTAGAAAATATTGTAATCATTGCACATATCCATGTATTAGTAATCCCAGTTCGGGTCTGTAA